Proteins from a single region of Mytilus trossulus isolate FHL-02 chromosome 2, PNRI_Mtr1.1.1.hap1, whole genome shotgun sequence:
- the LOC134707389 gene encoding uncharacterized protein LOC134707389 — MSIIIILPTAEKLERNVSQYIKNNDCERRCTIILSMFRAGCTKMHLFILILLTADLVYVNSQTTQGYNLKALSVKEFLRFDGNHDGTITLSEWESVLRGDDDNGDGIITCDEYVRHSTSPHDIALGVLNQFNGGDCKLTHDEGLVPYHHMDGNGDGILQEIEFINFYIQVLKNLGLTDHGQTTKST; from the exons ATGTCAATCATAATAATTTTGCCAACCGCTGAAAAGTTGGAAAGAAACGTCTCGCAGTATATTAAg AACAATGATTGTGAAAGAAGATGCACGATCATTTTGTCTATGTTTCGTGCAGGCTGTACCAAAATGcacttatttattttgattttgctcACTGCAGATTTAGTGTATGTTAACAG cCAAACGACACAAGGGTACAATCTGAAAGCTTTGAGCGTCAAGGAGTTTTTACGGTTTGATGGCAATCATGATGGAACCATTACTTTAAGCGAATGGGAAAGTGTTCTAAGAGGAGACGATGATAATG GTGACGGAATCATAACTTGCGACGAGTATGTTCGTCATTCCACATCACCACATGACATTGCTTTGGGAGTACTGAACCAATTCAATGGCGGCGATTGTAAGTTAACGCACGATGAAGGACTGGTTCCATATCACCACATGGACGGAAACG ggGATGGGATTCTTCAAGAGATTGAGTTTATAAATTTCTACATTCAG gtTTTGAAAAATCTTGGACTTACTGATCATGGACAAACAACAAAGAGCACttga